A genome region from Labilibaculum antarcticum includes the following:
- a CDS encoding Crp/Fnr family transcriptional regulator gives MLFQQLSQSPVFRGISPDEMENLLIDSQYQIKKFSKGDMLAFREDKCENLMIVLKGSVKGEMLDPSGKSIKIEDIMAPYPIASAFLFGQRNQFPVNVTANDEVEVFYLTKNSVIELFQKNKVFLTNYLNSISNRSQFLANKLMFLNFKTIKGKLANYLLKLSAPDKTEITLPKSQAEMAQFFGVTRPSFARSLKEMEQEGLIEINRREIKILNKQQLIRLLQQ, from the coding sequence ATGCTATTTCAACAACTATCACAATCACCTGTCTTCAGAGGAATTTCTCCCGACGAAATGGAAAATTTACTGATCGACTCACAGTATCAGATTAAAAAGTTTTCGAAAGGTGACATGCTTGCTTTTCGAGAGGATAAGTGCGAAAATCTGATGATTGTTTTAAAAGGCAGTGTGAAAGGTGAAATGCTCGATCCATCAGGAAAAAGTATTAAAATTGAAGACATTATGGCTCCCTATCCTATTGCTTCCGCATTTTTATTCGGACAGAGAAATCAATTTCCGGTAAATGTTACGGCAAATGATGAAGTGGAAGTCTTTTATCTGACGAAAAATTCGGTGATCGAACTCTTTCAAAAAAACAAGGTATTCCTTACCAATTACCTGAATTCCATATCAAACAGAAGTCAGTTTTTAGCCAACAAACTAATGTTCTTAAACTTTAAAACGATAAAGGGAAAGTTGGCCAATTATCTTTTAAAACTATCGGCTCCCGATAAAACTGAAATTACCTTGCCAAAATCTCAAGCAGAAATGGCTCAGTTTTTTGGCGTTACTCGCCCCTCTTTTGCCCGAAGCTTAAAAGAAATGGAACAGGAAGGCTTAATTGAAATCAACAGAAGGGAAATAAAAATCCTAAATAAACAACAACTCATCAGACTTTTGCAGCAATAG
- a CDS encoding FprA family A-type flavoprotein has translation MHNRNNITDKIFWVGTNDRRTTLFENYWPLPKGVAYNSYVILDEKIAIVDTVEKGTMDEYLDNITEVLDGRKADYLVINHMEPDHSGSIRSLVERYPDMKIVGNKKTFPMLERFYGIKENLLEVKEGDLIDLGKHKLNFYMVPMLHWPETMVTFETTQGILFSGDAFGAFGTLDGGIFDDELDLDYLDEEISRYYSNIVGKYGRPTQNALKKLAGLEIKMICATHGPIWRSHVADIIAKYDKWSQFKTDEGCVIVYSSMYGNTEKMADNIARQLVKKGIKKVRIHDSSKTHPSYIINDIFKYRGVILGSCAYNGDVFPTMETLINELEHMAIKDHVLGVFGSKSWGGGGLKRLNKFAEEIKWETIEATPEALCAPNSADFDACEALAEGMASRLKELYK, from the coding sequence ATGCACAATAGAAACAACATTACTGACAAAATTTTCTGGGTAGGAACAAATGACCGAAGAACCACCTTATTTGAAAACTACTGGCCACTGCCAAAAGGTGTTGCTTACAACTCCTATGTTATCCTTGATGAAAAAATAGCCATTGTAGATACTGTTGAAAAAGGTACTATGGATGAGTATTTGGATAACATCACCGAAGTACTAGACGGTCGTAAAGCAGATTACCTGGTCATCAATCATATGGAACCTGACCATTCAGGATCTATTCGTTCTTTGGTTGAGCGATATCCTGACATGAAAATTGTAGGAAACAAGAAGACTTTTCCTATGTTGGAGCGTTTCTATGGAATCAAAGAAAATCTTCTTGAAGTGAAAGAAGGTGATTTAATCGATTTGGGAAAACACAAATTGAATTTCTATATGGTGCCTATGTTGCACTGGCCAGAAACCATGGTTACATTTGAAACTACTCAAGGAATTTTATTCTCAGGAGATGCATTTGGTGCCTTCGGAACCTTGGATGGTGGAATTTTCGACGATGAATTAGATTTGGACTACCTTGACGAAGAAATCAGCCGTTACTATTCTAACATTGTTGGAAAATACGGTCGTCCTACTCAAAATGCCTTGAAAAAATTAGCGGGCTTGGAGATCAAAATGATTTGTGCAACTCACGGCCCAATCTGGAGAAGTCATGTAGCCGACATCATTGCAAAATACGACAAGTGGAGTCAATTCAAAACCGATGAAGGTTGTGTTATTGTATATTCTTCGATGTATGGAAACACAGAGAAAATGGCTGATAACATTGCTCGTCAGTTGGTTAAAAAAGGAATTAAGAAAGTTCGTATTCACGATTCTTCAAAAACACATCCATCCTATATCATCAACGATATTTTTAAATACCGCGGTGTAATTTTAGGTAGCTGTGCATATAACGGTGATGTTTTCCCAACCATGGAAACTTTGATTAATGAATTGGAGCACATGGCCATTAAAGATCACGTTTTAGGCGTATTCGGTTCCAAATCCTGGGGCGGTGGCGGATTGAAACGCTTGAATAAATTTGCCGAAGAAATTAAATGGGAAACTATTGAAGCAACACCGGAAGCTCTTTGTGCTCCAAACTCAGCGGATTTCGATGCTTGCGAAGCTTTAGCTGAAGGAATGGCAAGCCGTTTAAAAGAACTTTACAAATAG
- a CDS encoding pyridoxal phosphate-dependent aminotransferase, whose amino-acid sequence MLKVSDRIAGMEVSPTLAMSQKSREMKAQGIDVINLSVGEPDFNTPDHIKKAAQKAIDDNYSHYSPVPGYIELRQAVVNKLKRENNLEYTVDQIVVSNGAKQSITNVILSLINPGDEVIIPSPYWVSYSEIVKLAGGINVFVYAPIEQDFKITPEQLEAAITPKTKAFLFSSPSNPTGSLYSKEELRALADVFVKYPDITILSDEIYEHINYVGAHESIAQFKDIFDRVVVINGVSKGYAMTGWRIGYIAAPLWIAKACNKLQGQMTSGASSIAQIASVAALEGDQSTTIAMREAFRKRRDLALAQLREVPGFETREPNGAFYLFPKVSQLFGKASGTYTINSSTDLSLYLLEDANVATVTGEAFGSPECLRLSYATSEEQMAEAIRRIKASVEKLK is encoded by the coding sequence ATGTTGAAAGTTTCGGATCGTATTGCAGGAATGGAAGTATCTCCAACTCTTGCTATGTCTCAAAAAAGTAGAGAAATGAAAGCTCAGGGGATTGATGTTATCAATCTGAGCGTAGGTGAACCAGATTTTAATACTCCTGACCACATTAAAAAAGCAGCACAAAAGGCCATTGATGACAATTATTCTCATTATTCGCCTGTTCCTGGTTATATAGAATTGCGTCAGGCAGTGGTGAATAAGCTGAAACGTGAAAATAATCTGGAATACACAGTTGATCAAATCGTTGTTTCGAATGGAGCCAAGCAATCCATTACCAATGTTATTTTAAGTCTCATTAATCCGGGCGACGAAGTAATTATTCCTTCTCCTTACTGGGTTAGTTACAGCGAGATTGTAAAATTGGCCGGTGGAATTAATGTGTTTGTATATGCACCAATCGAGCAGGATTTTAAAATTACTCCTGAGCAATTGGAAGCTGCTATCACTCCAAAAACCAAAGCCTTTTTGTTCAGTTCTCCAAGCAACCCTACTGGAAGTTTGTATTCCAAAGAGGAGCTAAGAGCTTTGGCTGACGTTTTCGTTAAATATCCAGATATTACTATCCTTTCGGATGAAATATATGAGCACATCAACTACGTTGGAGCTCACGAAAGTATTGCTCAGTTTAAAGATATTTTTGATCGTGTTGTTGTAATTAATGGCGTATCAAAAGGTTATGCCATGACGGGTTGGAGAATTGGTTACATTGCTGCTCCACTGTGGATAGCTAAAGCTTGTAACAAGTTACAGGGACAAATGACATCTGGAGCTTCTTCTATAGCTCAAATAGCTTCTGTTGCTGCTTTGGAGGGAGATCAGTCTACTACCATTGCCATGAGAGAAGCTTTTCGCAAAAGAAGAGATTTGGCATTGGCACAACTAAGAGAAGTACCTGGTTTCGAAACTCGTGAACCAAATGGTGCATTCTACTTATTTCCAAAAGTGTCTCAATTGTTTGGAAAGGCAAGTGGAACTTATACCATTAACAGCTCTACAGATTTAAGTTTGTATTTGTTGGAAGATGCTAATGTTGCAACTGTTACTGGTGAAGCATTTGGATCTCCTGAATGTTTGCGTTTATCTTATGCAACCAGCGAAGAACAAATGGCAGAAGCTATACGTAGAATTAAAGCATCGGTAGAGAAACTGAAGTAA
- a CDS encoding DUF7935 family protein, translating into MRDILEISKYILPSLVVFATAYLLIKQFLKLEERKIKHQILLKNQKQTTPIRLQACERLIIFLERIHPESLIIRENASGLTNLQLQQKLIAAIRTEYEHNLAQQLYVSDESWLQLKNAKDSMIRLINTEAGQVAPGDSSIVLCKAIIESHMQQQKPAIARAISAIKNEIQQIWN; encoded by the coding sequence ATGAGAGACATTCTTGAAATTAGTAAGTACATCCTTCCATCATTAGTTGTTTTTGCCACTGCTTATCTGCTGATAAAGCAATTTTTAAAGCTCGAAGAACGTAAAATCAAACATCAGATTTTGTTGAAAAACCAAAAACAAACAACTCCAATACGGCTTCAGGCCTGTGAACGCTTAATTATCTTTCTGGAACGTATTCATCCCGAATCATTAATTATAAGGGAAAATGCGAGTGGTTTAACAAACTTACAATTACAGCAAAAACTAATTGCTGCTATTCGTACGGAATACGAACACAACCTTGCTCAGCAACTATATGTATCTGATGAGTCATGGCTGCAATTGAAAAATGCCAAAGACAGCATGATTCGCCTAATTAATACCGAAGCCGGACAAGTAGCACCTGGAGATTCTTCCATTGTTTTGTGCAAGGCCATTATTGAATCGCACATGCAACAACAAAAACCAGCCATTGCAAGAGCAATTTCAGCCATAAAAAACGAAATTCAACAAATTTGGAACTAA
- a CDS encoding DEAD/DEAH box helicase, whose protein sequence is MISFDDIKISKQIRMALDEAGFDKPTEIQEKVFSPIRAGKDVIGIAQTGTGKTLAYLMPILMKLNYAQGFDPRALIVVPTRELVLQVIETIELLSPHINLRAAGVYGGVNINTQKEKLYSGIDIIVATPGRLMDIYMTRILKFTMIKTLVIDEADKLMDLGFMPQLKAIFEIIPEAHQNLLFSATFSDTVAQLADDFLISPERIEIAPQASTVENIHQIQYQVPNILSKIALLKHLLKDKEVFNKVMIFTETKKNADRIVNRLEEFLGEDLSVIHSNKAQNTRIKALTNFKEGTSRVLIASDVAARGIDIENISHVINFDIPSNHVEYVHRVGRTGRAEKDGTAISFVNKGEEELIEKVEALINKPIEIGLVPTEVVFTSQLLEDEKIQTRNIKVKNTIRLDLASGAFHKKSAKNSKTPSGSKGRQKAIANKKRNSKKKSKK, encoded by the coding sequence ATGATTTCATTTGACGACATCAAAATAAGCAAACAGATTAGAATGGCGCTTGACGAGGCGGGATTCGATAAACCAACAGAAATACAAGAAAAAGTATTTTCCCCTATTCGTGCAGGTAAAGATGTAATTGGGATTGCTCAAACAGGAACAGGTAAAACCCTGGCCTATTTGATGCCGATTTTAATGAAATTAAACTATGCGCAAGGATTTGATCCAAGAGCATTAATCGTTGTTCCTACCCGTGAATTGGTTTTACAGGTAATTGAAACAATTGAATTACTTTCTCCTCATATCAATCTTCGTGCTGCTGGTGTGTATGGTGGGGTCAACATCAATACACAAAAGGAAAAATTATACTCTGGTATCGATATCATTGTAGCAACTCCTGGTCGTTTAATGGATATTTACATGACCCGAATCCTGAAATTCACCATGATAAAAACCCTTGTGATTGATGAGGCTGATAAATTGATGGATCTGGGGTTTATGCCACAGTTAAAAGCAATTTTCGAAATCATACCTGAAGCTCATCAGAACTTACTATTCTCAGCAACATTCTCGGATACAGTTGCACAATTAGCTGATGATTTCCTGATATCGCCAGAGCGAATAGAAATTGCTCCACAGGCTTCTACCGTAGAGAACATTCATCAAATTCAATATCAAGTTCCTAACATTCTAAGTAAAATAGCACTGCTTAAGCACCTTTTAAAAGACAAAGAGGTATTTAACAAGGTGATGATATTTACCGAGACCAAGAAGAATGCCGATCGAATTGTGAATCGATTGGAGGAATTTTTGGGCGAAGATTTGAGTGTGATTCACTCGAACAAGGCACAGAACACGAGGATTAAAGCACTAACCAACTTTAAAGAAGGAACATCAAGAGTCTTGATTGCTTCTGATGTCGCTGCCCGTGGTATCGATATAGAAAATATTAGCCACGTTATTAACTTCGACATTCCGAGCAACCACGTTGAGTATGTTCACCGTGTAGGTCGTACTGGTCGTGCCGAAAAAGATGGTACTGCCATTAGTTTTGTAAATAAGGGCGAAGAGGAATTGATAGAAAAGGTAGAAGCCTTAATTAACAAGCCTATTGAAATAGGACTGGTACCAACCGAAGTGGTATTTACAAGCCAATTGCTTGAGGATGAGAAAATACAGACACGAAATATTAAAGTTAAAAACACCATCCGTTTGGATTTAGCCAGTGGTGCCTTTCATAAGAAATCGGCTAAAAATTCAAAAACTCCATCGGGTTCCAAAGGTCGGCAAAAGGCAATTGCAAATAAGAAACGAAACAGCAAGAAGAAATCTAAGAAATAA
- a CDS encoding PAAR domain-containing protein: MAGKPIATVGSMHVCPMCSGLIPHVGGPIVGPGAPNVLINGKPAALMGDMCVCVGPPDVVAQGNPSVLISGVPVVCQGDMTAHGGIVMSGEPNILISTSAPSPTTSLPINEIPFPEITIAQKMVSSVVGVVTGADLSQDLRDAQTNQDAIREEAEKNGVLPDIDFSH; encoded by the coding sequence ATGGCTGGAAAACCAATCGCAACAGTAGGAAGTATGCACGTTTGTCCGATGTGTAGCGGACTCATTCCTCATGTAGGCGGGCCAATAGTTGGCCCCGGAGCACCCAATGTATTAATTAACGGAAAACCAGCCGCTCTTATGGGCGATATGTGCGTATGTGTAGGCCCTCCCGATGTCGTTGCTCAGGGAAATCCGTCGGTACTTATCAGCGGAGTACCCGTAGTTTGTCAGGGCGATATGACCGCACACGGCGGCATCGTTATGTCGGGCGAGCCAAACATCTTAATCAGCACCTCTGCTCCAAGTCCTACAACAAGCTTACCAATCAATGAAATTCCTTTTCCGGAAATTACCATTGCTCAAAAAATGGTTTCAAGTGTTGTTGGCGTAGTTACAGGTGCCGATTTAAGCCAAGATCTTCGCGATGCACAAACAAATCAGGATGCCATTCGGGAAGAGGCAGAAAAAAATGGAGTATTGCCGGATATTGATTTTAGTCATTAA
- a CDS encoding SH3 domain-containing protein: protein MKFVYPVDPKNGNDKYPFYLKGASNRTGYYPIGRMNTWHGGIHYEGSNPIKAIADGKIIAYRVPEKYFEDTANFNGKYSNAFVLIQHDYVSPKELKMTFYSLYNHLSSFEEMQTKTFPKIYKIDSYTVADTANDSNKKVKGVRIRLTQSGGSVLATAPKGKTLTIKETNKEKTRWKVQYTTPLGKVIEGYAYALKENGKFSFDHETGKVLEEPDTDIDGDLGANLREKAEKDSDVKQLLPRGTSIEIDEKDQGKTGWLKVKKMDGKSLTGYCHTDGLTIVDVLTLTNEDLDQVKNVCIEVKAGDIIGYAGLNGFEKKKEHRCAHVEVFTPDDVTPFLTNVNMDGDKNNNFAKLSEGSELKKKFSLKLITNTPVKKTGKTTLAYIEVEVDNLEVIVDDRDTELPNTYASDIYTFSDESDATRLTNFNKIVGDIAKIGDTVKLNKKLEGEQRRVTYLDDNKGLRFWVKNEDIEEKTLNFTVQLAFTDEVSDQTTGVSSVSSYRAQNRAVDTAVAVANPPVATTTNESKTYFRLNKDVLEIYLISPDDENTNTKIVVDTIVNIKEGKTYKDKDDKEWYYIEPIGLQKNGVAINYKGLISKDDLGDLFSAYDWTKFGFEVKEDATNTYIYNFDNKEPFFADVCAIVDEDEDGILETYELQRALNNHYAAEKLSHLVCKHHNEWAYGGQYLSGLTAELEQFYTKAIEKDADGKALANQQELDAIKQERKDAFEAKVKQLAIWEDIEVRESSYRTKFINGALMTSPVTMGGYLTYKAGKWIYERMAYGDKKEEAIPLSPFPIANPVVYHFHPVAFVEQMMRMRVISAEEAKVRAYMRMLRIGEGTGEIIKSFDEKTNKVIYVTNDFEKGYTTAFGGNKISDLSDHPRKNYGGSSAAGAYQVMTYTWDDTNLSLKREKHNINSFSKESQDKFCIVLMKYHAGCSEFIDLIIKGEIEKATRKCGSRIWASLPCKGDNSRYKFKGKPQPATPMKDVLEHFEKFYNDELEGKTNMHLKNGFLNEFGYDY from the coding sequence ATGAAATTTGTATATCCAGTTGATCCTAAAAATGGCAACGATAAATACCCATTCTATTTAAAAGGCGCATCTAACAGAACAGGATATTATCCCATAGGACGAATGAATACCTGGCACGGAGGGATTCATTATGAGGGAAGTAATCCAATAAAAGCCATTGCCGATGGAAAAATAATTGCCTACAGAGTACCTGAAAAATACTTTGAGGATACAGCAAATTTTAATGGTAAGTATTCCAATGCTTTTGTATTGATTCAGCACGACTATGTAAGTCCCAAGGAGCTAAAGATGACTTTTTATTCTCTATACAATCATTTGAGCAGTTTTGAGGAAATGCAGACCAAAACGTTTCCTAAAATTTACAAGATAGATTCGTATACGGTTGCCGATACGGCTAATGATTCCAACAAAAAAGTGAAAGGTGTGCGTATCAGATTGACACAAAGTGGTGGATCGGTATTAGCAACAGCGCCCAAAGGTAAGACACTTACCATAAAGGAAACAAATAAAGAGAAGACCAGATGGAAAGTGCAATATACTACACCTTTGGGGAAAGTTATTGAAGGTTATGCCTATGCTTTAAAAGAGAATGGCAAATTTAGTTTTGATCATGAAACGGGTAAAGTGTTAGAAGAGCCGGATACTGATATTGATGGAGATTTAGGGGCAAATTTGCGTGAAAAAGCCGAAAAAGATTCGGATGTAAAACAGCTTTTACCAAGAGGCACATCCATTGAAATTGATGAAAAAGACCAAGGTAAAACAGGTTGGCTAAAAGTTAAAAAAATGGATGGTAAAAGCCTCACTGGATATTGCCATACCGACGGATTAACAATTGTAGATGTATTAACCTTGACAAATGAAGATTTAGATCAGGTTAAGAATGTTTGCATTGAAGTAAAAGCAGGAGACATTATAGGTTACGCTGGCTTGAATGGTTTCGAAAAGAAAAAAGAACATCGATGTGCTCACGTTGAAGTTTTTACTCCCGATGATGTGACTCCATTTTTAACTAACGTTAATATGGATGGCGATAAAAACAATAATTTTGCAAAACTTAGCGAAGGAAGTGAGCTTAAAAAGAAATTTTCGTTAAAACTGATAACAAATACACCAGTTAAAAAGACAGGTAAAACCACCCTAGCGTATATCGAAGTAGAAGTAGACAACCTTGAAGTTATTGTTGATGACAGAGACACGGAACTTCCAAATACATATGCGTCAGACATATATACCTTTAGTGATGAAAGCGATGCTACTAGGCTGACCAATTTCAATAAAATTGTTGGAGATATTGCTAAAATAGGTGATACGGTAAAGCTAAATAAAAAGCTTGAAGGTGAACAGAGACGAGTGACCTATTTAGATGATAATAAAGGTCTTAGATTCTGGGTGAAGAACGAAGATATAGAAGAAAAAACACTAAACTTTACAGTACAACTAGCTTTTACAGATGAAGTTTCAGATCAAACTACAGGGGTGTCCTCAGTATCCAGTTATAGAGCTCAGAATCGTGCAGTAGATACAGCAGTGGCAGTTGCGAATCCTCCTGTAGCAACAACGACCAACGAAAGCAAAACCTATTTTAGGCTCAACAAAGACGTTCTGGAAATTTACCTTATCAGTCCCGACGATGAAAATACAAACACAAAAATAGTAGTCGATACAATTGTAAATATAAAAGAAGGAAAAACCTATAAAGACAAAGACGATAAGGAATGGTACTATATAGAACCAATTGGTTTGCAGAAAAATGGAGTGGCAATCAATTATAAAGGTTTAATTAGTAAAGATGATTTGGGTGACCTTTTTTCGGCATACGATTGGACCAAGTTTGGCTTTGAAGTAAAAGAAGATGCGACTAATACATATATCTACAACTTCGATAATAAAGAGCCTTTTTTTGCCGATGTTTGCGCCATTGTAGACGAAGATGAAGATGGCATTTTAGAAACCTACGAATTGCAACGAGCTTTAAATAATCATTATGCAGCCGAAAAACTATCGCATTTGGTCTGTAAGCATCATAACGAGTGGGCCTATGGAGGACAGTATTTAAGCGGACTTACAGCAGAACTTGAACAATTTTACACAAAAGCCATTGAGAAAGATGCAGATGGCAAAGCTTTAGCCAATCAGCAAGAATTAGATGCCATAAAACAAGAGCGAAAAGATGCATTTGAAGCCAAAGTAAAACAGCTAGCCATTTGGGAAGATATTGAAGTACGTGAAAGTAGTTATCGAACCAAGTTTATTAATGGAGCTCTAATGACTTCTCCTGTTACTATGGGAGGATATTTAACCTATAAAGCAGGTAAATGGATTTACGAAAGAATGGCATACGGCGATAAAAAAGAAGAAGCAATACCACTTAGTCCATTTCCAATAGCTAATCCTGTGGTTTATCATTTTCATCCCGTGGCTTTTGTGGAACAGATGATGAGGATGAGAGTAATTTCAGCCGAAGAAGCGAAAGTTAGAGCATATATGAGAATGTTAAGAATCGGTGAAGGTACTGGAGAAATTATTAAATCATTTGATGAAAAAACGAATAAGGTCATTTATGTTACAAATGATTTTGAAAAAGGATACACTACTGCTTTCGGAGGGAATAAAATATCAGATTTAAGTGATCATCCAAGAAAAAATTATGGGGGGTCTAGTGCTGCTGGTGCTTATCAAGTAATGACGTATACTTGGGACGACACAAATCTTTCTTTGAAAAGGGAAAAGCATAATATAAATTCTTTTAGTAAAGAGTCGCAGGATAAATTCTGTATAGTTCTAATGAAGTATCACGCAGGTTGTAGTGAATTTATTGACTTAATAATTAAAGGAGAAATTGAAAAGGCTACAAGAAAATGTGGTAGTAGAATATGGGCTAGTCTTCCATGTAAAGGAGATAATAGTAGATATAAATTTAAGGGGAAACCCCAACCAGCAACACCAATGAAAGATGTGTTGGAACATTTCGAGAAATTCTATAATGATGAATTAGAAGGCAAAACTAATATGCATTTGAAAAATGGATTTTTAAATGAATTTGGGTATGATTATTAG
- the htpG gene encoding molecular chaperone HtpG — protein MSTGKIGVTSNDLFPIIKKFLYSDHDIFLREIVSNAVDAAQKLKTLAATGEFKGEVGDLKVSVALDKEAKTITISDNGIGMTQEEIEKYINQIAFSGAEEFMDKYKDQANAIIGHFGLGFYSSFMVSDKVDIITLSCKEGAEAVKWSCEGNPEFTLEKVEKAGRGTDIVMHISEEEEAFLEESRIQELLNKYCKFLPVEISFGKKKEWKDGANVDTEEENIINDTNPTWTKKPADLKDEDYSSFYHQLYPAGEDPLFHIHLNVDYPFNLTGVLYFPRIKNSVEIQKNKIQLYCNQVFVTDSVEGIVPEFLTMLHGVIDSPDIPLNVSRSYLQSDGNVKKIASHISKKVADSLHDIFKADRADFEKKWDDLRMFVQYGMLTEEKFFDRSKKFMLFKNTEGKCFTIEEYEALVKENQTDKDDNIITLYSTDVDAQYTYIEAAKAKGYDVLVMDSQLDNHLINHLEQKTSTTKYVRVDSDIVEKLIQKEEVKASKLSQEQRNDLIPVFNAHLPSGKVNYIVAFESLGEEAQPLMITQAEFMRRMKDMAAMNAGMGFYGEMPDSYNLVVNSDHALIETILNDKDAKMGEKLAEVSVKLTPILEERAQLDALKKDKKEEEVPQEEKDKMAEVQKQISAVSAEKEALLKGYGKDNQLVKQLIDLALLANNMLKGEELAKFVKRSVNMIK, from the coding sequence ATGTCAACAGGAAAAATTGGTGTTACTAGTAATGATCTGTTTCCAATCATTAAGAAATTTTTATACTCAGATCACGATATCTTTTTGCGTGAAATTGTTTCCAATGCAGTAGATGCAGCCCAAAAATTGAAAACTTTAGCTGCAACCGGCGAATTTAAGGGAGAAGTAGGAGATCTAAAAGTTTCAGTTGCGCTTGATAAAGAAGCAAAGACGATTACTATTTCCGATAACGGTATTGGTATGACTCAGGAAGAGATTGAGAAATACATCAATCAGATTGCCTTTTCGGGAGCTGAAGAGTTCATGGATAAGTACAAGGATCAGGCGAATGCCATTATTGGTCATTTTGGATTGGGTTTTTACTCTTCTTTTATGGTATCCGATAAGGTCGATATTATTACTCTTTCGTGCAAAGAAGGTGCTGAAGCAGTAAAATGGAGCTGTGAAGGAAATCCAGAATTTACTTTAGAGAAAGTAGAGAAAGCGGGTAGAGGAACTGACATTGTAATGCACATTTCAGAAGAGGAAGAAGCCTTTTTGGAAGAGAGCCGTATTCAGGAATTGTTGAATAAGTATTGTAAGTTTTTACCTGTTGAGATTTCTTTTGGAAAGAAAAAGGAGTGGAAAGATGGTGCTAATGTAGATACTGAAGAAGAGAATATCATTAACGATACAAATCCTACCTGGACTAAGAAGCCAGCTGATTTGAAGGATGAAGATTACAGCAGTTTTTACCATCAGTTGTATCCTGCAGGCGAGGACCCATTGTTTCACATTCACCTGAATGTTGATTATCCTTTTAACCTGACCGGTGTACTGTATTTCCCGAGAATTAAGAACAGCGTTGAAATTCAGAAGAACAAAATTCAATTGTATTGCAATCAGGTATTTGTTACCGATTCGGTAGAAGGAATTGTTCCGGAATTTTTAACCATGCTTCATGGTGTGATTGATTCTCCGGATATTCCATTGAACGTATCCCGTTCTTACTTGCAAAGTGATGGTAACGTGAAGAAAATTGCCAGTCATATCTCCAAGAAAGTTGCCGATAGCTTGCATGATATTTTTAAGGCTGACCGTGCAGATTTTGAGAAGAAATGGGATGATTTGCGCATGTTCGTTCAGTACGGAATGTTGACTGAAGAGAAATTCTTCGATCGTTCTAAAAAATTCATGTTGTTCAAAAATACCGAAGGAAAGTGTTTTACAATTGAAGAATATGAGGCATTAGTTAAAGAAAATCAGACCGATAAAGATGATAATATCATTACTTTATATTCTACTGACGTAGATGCTCAGTATACTTATATTGAGGCTGCAAAAGCAAAAGGATATGATGTATTGGTAATGGACAGTCAGTTGGACAATCACTTGATTAACCACTTGGAGCAAAAAACATCGACTACAAAATATGTTCGTGTTGATTCTGATATCGTCGAAAAATTGATTCAAAAAGAGGAGGTTAAAGCATCTAAGCTTAGTCAGGAGCAAAGAAATGATTTGATTCCTGTATTCAATGCTCATTTACCTTCGGGAAAAGTAAATTATATCGTGGCTTTCGAATCGTTAGGAGAGGAAGCACAGCCATTGATGATTACTCAAGCTGAATTTATGCGTCGTATGAAAGATATGGCTGCCATGAACGCTGGAATGGGATTCTATGGTGAAATGCCTGATTCTTACAACTTGGTTGTAAATTCTGATCACGCTTTAATTGAGACTATCCTGAACGATAAGGATGCTAAAATGGGTGAAAAACTTGCTGAGGTTTCAGTAAAACTGACTCCAATTTTAGAGGAAAGAGCCCAATTGGATGCTTTGAAAAAGGACAAGAAAGAAGAAGAAGTTCCTCAGGAGGAAAAAGATAAAATGGCTGAGGTTCAAAAGCAAATCTCTGCGGTGAGTGCTGAAAAAGAAGCATTGCTAAAAGGATATGGTAAGGACAATCAATTGGTGAAACAATTAATCGACCTTGCATTGCTTGCCAACAACATGTTGAAGGGCGAAGAATTAGCAAAATTCGTAAAACGAAGTGTTAATATGATCAAATAG